The Cololabis saira isolate AMF1-May2022 chromosome 18, fColSai1.1, whole genome shotgun sequence genome contains the following window.
GAttactgaatgaatgaatgaatgaatgaatgaatgaatgaagtggcTGGACACagtgtttaatatatatatatatatatatatatatatatatatatatatatatatatatatatatatatatatatatatatatatatatatatatatatatataaaacatgtgtAGTGTCAAACCTCTTTTTAAGGTTTTATAATTGCCTCTTCTGGGTTTTAGAATTAATTAATTCGTGCAGTTGCATTTACACTGACAGTTTACaaccatatatatacatatatatatatatatatatatatatatatatatatatatatatatatatatatatatatatatattttttaacataACAGACATAGGGATGCATCAGGGATGCAGAAAACATTACAGGATCTAACGTTTTGCTGTTCATTACAATGAAGAAGAACATTATCTATATGAGTAAAGAATACAGAGAGTTCATAAgtgtaaaacaagaaaaatacctAACAAGAGACAAATGTCCTCAGCACATAGCCAATAatgttgaaaaagaaacaacattaGGGGTACTATAAAAGAGATATGCTAGTAGTTGGAAGATGATAATTAGTGGAAGTGTTGACACCTGGTGAGATGATTGGTTATCAGATTTAAGTCAGGGTGCCAGCAGAAGCTAGTATTCTCTATTTGTTGTCATCAGTTGATGGGGCCTTGTAGGATGTGGTTTTTGGTCCTTACCTGTGTGTCGACAGGTAAATCTTGAAGTATGAAAGTGTTATTTGCACAAGTGACTGGTGGTAGGCTATATGTGTAACTATTTTCAAATGTGCAGTTGCTGGTATCCCTGTCAATCTAACCCAGGGAGTTACCACCCCTAGCCCAGGTTTGTGCCAACTTTCTCAAAGCAAATTCTGGCTGCAgggtgcttttgtttttttgttggggTGGATTAAAAATGTGTGTTCATTTCTGTCACACTTCCTGCAGTTCACGTGCTGTATCCAAACAATGAGACGTCAACAACTGGTATGTAACTTATTTAGAAACTGAATTCTCAAACTGCAGCTGGTGCATAATGGGCTtcaaaaactttaatgtttgtgTCCCACTTAATTGCAGTTGCTTCAGTTCTTGCTGACAATGAGTCTGCAGAAACTTtggcaggtaaaataaaaaaaaaaaaaactacaattgtCAACAACTGCTATCGATAGTAACATGCTTTTTATGCATTTGGGGCAGAGTTGGAACTGGATATGGCATATGAAGGGGACATCTTGTTGTTGGTAAGATGACTAGAGGATCTAACTGTGTAGCAGCACTGCGTTTGCAACTTGTGCCGTTAGCTGGGCAATTTGACCATATCGTGCTAATACAGGAATAATCCTATGCGCTTCAGGAGGACAGGAATGCTGTGAAACAACTGTGGGCGGATGGCGTTGTCCCTTACACAATCGCTGCAGAACTAGGTGGGTTGTTGCAGGTGGAGGAAGACCCACTTGATCACCTTTGCCCTAACTGCTCCCCCCACCACCTCCCAAATCGTCATCATCAGGTCCTCGGAAGGGAGATATTGCAGCTGCCTTCAGCATGATTAGCGACGCCTCCTGCATTCACTTTAAGGAGCATACTAATGAATTGAATTACCTGAGAATTGTTGATGGCAAAGGGTGggtgtttatatttatatcttgagaggtgtgtgtgtgtgtgtgtgtgtgtgtgtgtgtgtgtgtgtgtgtgtgtgtgtgtgtgtgtgtgtgtgtgtgtgtgtgtgtgtgtgtgtgtgtgtgtgtgtgtgtgtgtgtgtgtgtgtgtgtgtgtgtgtgtgtgtgtgtgtgtgtgtgtgtgtgtgtgtgtgtgtgtgtgtgtgtgtgtgtgtgtgtgtgtgtgtgtgtgtgtgtgtgtgtgtgtgtgtgtgtgtgtgtgtgtgtgtgtgtgtgtgtgtgtgtgtgtgtgtgtgtgtgtgtgtgtgtgtgtgtgtgtgtgtgtgtgtgtgtgtgtgtgtgtgtgtgtgctcctgGTATTAAATGTGCGTTACTGGCTTTTCCTCACTCCAGCTGTGCGTCTCATGTGGGTTGTGTCGGTGGAGCCCAGCCACTGTATTTTGCGGGAATGTGTTCTGTGGGAAACCTTTGCCATGAGCTCATGCATGCTATAGGGTTGTATCATGAACACACACGCCAGGACCGTGATGGCTATGTCACAGTAATCTGGGATACTATCAAACCAGGTAAGGGTCTTGGCTGATTCGACTATATGACTATCAA
Protein-coding sequences here:
- the LOC133464772 gene encoding astacin-like metalloendopeptidase, with the protein product MAKLELDMAYEGDILLLEDRNAVKQLWADGVVPYTIAAELGPRKGDIAAAFSMISDASCIHFKEHTNELNYLRIVDGKGCASHVGCVGGAQPLYFAGMCSVGNLCHELMHAIGLYHEHTRQDRDGYVTVIWDTIKPGKEGNFDLKEGDTQNLPYDFGSIMHYGTSFFSKDGSPTIVPKQEGVNLGQRKRLSQLDTERLNKLYRCGKS